The following nucleotide sequence is from Pseudonocardia sp. C8.
GCACGATCGGCGTCACCGTCGAGGTAGGCCTCGACGATCTCGCGGTGCTCGTCGAGCTCCTTGATGCTCGTGTCGTATCGCTGCCACCCCTGCACGACGGCGAGCGTGAGCCGGTCGCCGTACGACGCGACGACGTCGATGATCTCCTGGTTGCCGCATTCCGCGATCAAGGCGCCGTGCAGGCGGCGGTTGGCCTGCGCCAGCGTGGGGTGGCGGGTGTGCTGGGCGACCTCCTCGATGCTGCGCATCGTCTCGCGAACGTGCCGGCGGCCTTCCTGCGTGCTGCGGGTGCATGCTCGCCCGATTGCCGTCGATTCCAGGATCGCCCGGATATCGAAGATGTTCTGCACGTCCTCGGAGGACAGGACGCGGACGCGCCAGGTGCGGAACGCGTCCGTGGTGATCAGGCCGCTGTGCGCGAGGAGTCGCAGCGCTTCCCGCACCGGTGTCTTCGACATGCCCAGTTGCTGCACGAGGTCGGCCTCGACGAGTGGAGCGCCCGGGAGTAGTGCTCCCTCGAGAATTGCGCTGCGCAACTGCTGCTCTGCCTTGTCCGCCAGCGGGACCCGCGTCGTTCCCGACCTCTTCGGGGCCCGGTCCCAACGCGGTGTGGCTTCCGCTCCTGCGACCTCTGCGCGACCGCCGTTGACACCGTCTGGCATGGTGCGTACCTTTCGCGTATCAAATGATATACCGTTTGAGGAGCGGCCTGGTGAGACTGACTTCGAACCTCGACTCTCTGGATCAGCAGGGGTTGCGACCGCGCACCGAGCTCCTCAGTCCACACCTGCGTCGCGATGCACTCCTGATGACCACCCCGCTCCTCGTCGAAGACGATACCAAATGGTGTCGTACGTGGCTCGTG
It contains:
- a CDS encoding GntR family transcriptional regulator, translated to MPDGVNGGRAEVAGAEATPRWDRAPKRSGTTRVPLADKAEQQLRSAILEGALLPGAPLVEADLVQQLGMSKTPVREALRLLAHSGLITTDAFRTWRVRVLSSEDVQNIFDIRAILESTAIGRACTRSTQEGRRHVRETMRSIEEVAQHTRHPTLAQANRRLHGALIAECGNQEIIDVVASYGDRLTLAVVQGWQRYDTSIKELDEHREIVEAYLDGDADRASTLMREHIEGFACVYRSEADGGR